Proteins from a genomic interval of Burkholderia cepacia GG4:
- the xdhB gene encoding xanthine dehydrogenase molybdopterin binding subunit — translation MNQQAEPFLSTLDPQADAAQVHVSRAHESAHLHVSGRATYTDDIPLVAGTLHAALGLSAKPHAKIVSMNFDAVRATPGVVAVFTADDIPGVNDCGPIIHDDPVLAKGIVQFVGQPMFMVVATSHETARLAARRAKVDYEELPAILTAQDARKAETYVIPPLKLARGDAAARLAAAPHRESGEMLLGGQEQFYLEGQIAYAVPKDDDGMHVYCSTQHPSEMQHLVAHVLGVASHNVLVECRRMGGGFGGKESQSGLFACCAALAAWKLLCPVKLRPDRDDDMMITGKRHDFHYRFDVGYDDDGRLDGVALDMTSRCGFSADLSGPVMTRAVCHFDNAYWLGDVDIAGYCGKTNTQSNTAFRGFGGPQGAFAIEYILDDVARSLGRDPLDVRYANLYGKTERNVTPYGQTVEDNVLQELLGELETTSDYRARRAGVRDFNARNTVLKKGIALTPVKFGIAFNVTHFNQAGALVHIYTDGSVLVNHGGTEMGQGLNTKVAQVVAHELGIRFGRIRVTATDTSKVANTSATAASTGSDLNGKAAQDAARQLRERLAAFAAKQYGDGKVDAADVKFGNDFVWIGGASVPFGEVIAKAYLARVQLWSDGFYATPKLYWDQSKLQGRPFYYYSYGAAVSEVVIDTLTGEMRTLRVDALHDVGASLNPALDIGQVEGAFIQGMGWLTTEELWWNAGGKLMTHAPSTYKIPTVNDTPPEFNVRLFQNRNVEDSIHRSKAVGEPPLLLPFSVFFAVRDAIAAVGDYRVNPPLDAPATGESILRAVHAVRAASAARAG, via the coding sequence ATGAACCAGCAAGCAGAACCGTTCCTGAGCACCCTCGACCCGCAGGCCGACGCCGCGCAGGTGCATGTCTCGCGCGCGCACGAATCCGCCCACCTGCACGTGAGCGGACGCGCGACCTACACCGACGACATCCCGCTCGTCGCGGGCACGCTGCACGCGGCGCTCGGCTTGTCGGCGAAGCCGCACGCGAAGATCGTGTCGATGAACTTCGACGCGGTGCGCGCGACGCCCGGCGTGGTCGCCGTGTTCACGGCCGACGATATCCCCGGCGTCAACGATTGCGGCCCGATCATCCACGACGACCCGGTGCTCGCCAAAGGCATCGTGCAGTTCGTCGGCCAGCCGATGTTCATGGTCGTCGCGACGTCGCACGAAACCGCGCGGCTCGCCGCGCGCCGTGCGAAGGTCGACTACGAAGAGCTGCCCGCGATCCTGACCGCGCAGGACGCGCGCAAGGCCGAAACCTACGTGATCCCGCCGCTGAAGCTCGCGCGCGGCGACGCGGCCGCGCGGCTGGCCGCCGCGCCGCATCGCGAGTCGGGCGAGATGCTGCTCGGCGGCCAGGAGCAGTTCTACCTGGAAGGGCAGATCGCGTACGCGGTGCCGAAGGACGACGACGGGATGCACGTGTACTGCTCGACGCAGCACCCGAGCGAGATGCAGCACCTGGTCGCGCACGTGCTCGGCGTCGCGTCGCACAACGTGCTGGTCGAATGCCGCCGGATGGGCGGCGGGTTCGGCGGCAAGGAATCGCAGTCGGGCCTGTTCGCGTGCTGCGCGGCGCTTGCCGCGTGGAAACTGCTGTGCCCGGTGAAGCTGCGTCCGGACCGCGACGACGACATGATGATCACCGGCAAGCGGCACGACTTCCATTACCGCTTCGACGTCGGCTACGACGACGACGGCCGCCTCGATGGCGTCGCGCTCGACATGACGTCGCGCTGCGGCTTCTCGGCCGACCTGTCGGGCCCGGTGATGACGCGTGCGGTGTGCCACTTCGACAACGCGTACTGGCTCGGCGACGTCGACATCGCCGGCTACTGCGGCAAGACCAACACGCAGTCGAACACCGCATTCCGCGGCTTCGGCGGACCGCAGGGCGCGTTCGCGATCGAGTACATCCTCGACGATGTCGCGCGCTCGCTCGGCCGCGATCCGCTCGACGTGCGCTACGCGAACCTGTACGGCAAGACCGAACGCAACGTGACGCCTTACGGGCAGACGGTCGAGGACAACGTGCTGCAGGAACTGCTCGGCGAACTCGAGACGACGAGCGACTATCGCGCGCGGCGCGCGGGCGTGCGCGACTTCAACGCACGCAACACGGTGCTGAAGAAGGGCATCGCGCTCACGCCGGTGAAGTTCGGGATCGCGTTCAACGTCACGCACTTCAACCAGGCCGGCGCGCTGGTGCACATCTACACCGACGGCTCGGTGCTCGTGAACCACGGCGGCACGGAGATGGGGCAGGGGCTCAACACGAAGGTCGCGCAGGTCGTCGCGCACGAGCTCGGCATTCGCTTCGGCCGGATCCGCGTGACGGCGACCGACACGAGCAAGGTCGCGAACACGTCCGCGACGGCCGCGTCGACGGGCTCGGACCTGAACGGCAAGGCCGCGCAGGACGCGGCGCGCCAGCTGCGCGAGCGGCTCGCGGCGTTCGCGGCGAAGCAGTACGGCGACGGCAAGGTCGATGCGGCCGACGTGAAGTTCGGCAACGACTTCGTGTGGATCGGCGGCGCGAGCGTGCCGTTCGGCGAGGTGATCGCGAAGGCGTATCTCGCACGCGTGCAGCTTTGGTCCGACGGCTTCTACGCGACGCCGAAGCTGTACTGGGATCAGTCGAAGCTGCAGGGCCGGCCGTTCTACTACTACTCGTACGGCGCGGCCGTGTCGGAAGTCGTGATCGATACGCTGACGGGCGAGATGCGCACGCTGCGCGTCGACGCGCTGCATGACGTGGGCGCATCGCTGAACCCGGCGCTCGACATCGGCCAGGTCGAAGGCGCATTCATCCAGGGGATGGGCTGGCTCACGACCGAGGAGCTGTGGTGGAACGCGGGCGGCAAGCTGATGACGCATGCGCCGTCCACGTACAAGATCCCGACCGTCAACGACACGCCGCCCGAGTTCAACGTGCGGCT
- the xdhA gene encoding xanthine dehydrogenase small subunit, giving the protein MSEPIRFYHRHAVREVSGADVTRTVLQYLREDAHCTGTKEGCAEGDCGACTVVVGELTDAGTVAFKAVNACIQFLPTLDGRALLTVEDLRQPDGSLHPVQQAMVDCHGSQCGFCTPGFVMSMWALYEKHGHEGCASACAKAKDVPTRTEIADALTGNLCRCTGYRPIVDAAVQMFDAAGEGAPAPSAPVDTAALARTLASLKRDGTFDYTTSNGARFAAPRTLDALAALKTERPDARILAGSTDIGLWVTKQMRRLDDLIYVGQIAELQQVVHGDDWIEIGAGVTVENGYAALAGTYPELTEMWKRFASLPIRNAGTLGGNVANGSPIGDSMPGLIALGARVVLRGGDTVRELPLEALYTGYQQKDMAPHEFVVGVKVPTRTGARAKLQFRTYKLSKRFDSDISAVCAAFAFIADGELIREPRIAFGGMAATPKRATHTERLLDGAQWHEATAQAAMQALERDYQPLSDMRATSTYRLDTAKNLMYRFWLETRPHDPLPPQALNVREVAAEVADDSARV; this is encoded by the coding sequence ATGAGTGAGCCGATCCGCTTCTACCATCGTCACGCGGTCCGCGAAGTCAGCGGCGCGGACGTCACCCGCACCGTGCTGCAGTACCTGCGCGAGGATGCGCACTGCACCGGCACCAAGGAAGGCTGCGCGGAAGGCGACTGCGGCGCGTGCACGGTCGTCGTCGGCGAGCTGACCGACGCGGGCACGGTCGCGTTCAAGGCCGTCAACGCCTGCATCCAGTTCCTGCCGACGCTCGACGGCCGTGCGCTGCTGACGGTGGAAGACCTGCGCCAGCCGGACGGTTCGCTGCATCCGGTGCAGCAGGCGATGGTCGACTGCCACGGCTCGCAATGCGGGTTCTGCACGCCCGGCTTCGTGATGTCGATGTGGGCGCTGTACGAGAAGCACGGGCATGAAGGCTGCGCCAGCGCGTGCGCGAAGGCGAAGGACGTGCCGACCCGCACCGAGATCGCCGACGCGCTGACCGGCAACCTGTGCCGCTGCACCGGCTATCGCCCGATCGTCGATGCGGCCGTGCAGATGTTCGACGCGGCCGGCGAAGGTGCACCGGCGCCGTCGGCACCGGTCGATACGGCTGCGCTGGCGCGCACGCTCGCGTCGCTCAAGCGCGACGGCACGTTCGACTACACGACGAGCAACGGCGCGCGCTTTGCGGCGCCGCGCACGCTCGACGCGCTGGCCGCACTGAAGACCGAGCGTCCCGACGCGCGGATTCTCGCCGGCAGCACCGACATCGGCCTGTGGGTCACCAAGCAGATGCGCCGGCTCGACGACCTGATCTACGTCGGCCAGATCGCCGAACTGCAGCAGGTCGTGCACGGCGACGACTGGATCGAGATCGGCGCGGGCGTGACGGTCGAGAACGGGTATGCGGCACTCGCCGGCACCTATCCGGAACTGACCGAAATGTGGAAGCGTTTCGCGTCGCTGCCGATCCGCAACGCGGGGACGCTCGGCGGCAACGTCGCGAACGGCTCGCCGATCGGCGACTCGATGCCGGGCCTGATCGCGCTCGGCGCGCGGGTCGTGCTGCGCGGCGGCGACACGGTGCGCGAGCTGCCGCTCGAGGCGCTCTACACCGGCTATCAGCAAAAGGACATGGCGCCGCACGAATTCGTCGTCGGCGTGAAGGTGCCGACCCGCACCGGCGCTCGCGCGAAGCTGCAGTTCCGCACCTACAAGCTGTCGAAGCGGTTCGACTCCGACATCTCGGCCGTGTGCGCGGCGTTCGCGTTCATCGCGGACGGCGAGCTGATCCGCGAGCCGCGCATCGCGTTCGGCGGGATGGCCGCGACGCCGAAGCGTGCGACGCATACGGAACGCCTGCTCGACGGCGCGCAGTGGCACGAAGCCACCGCGCAGGCGGCGATGCAGGCGCTCGAGCGCGACTACCAGCCGCTGTCCGACATGCGCGCGACGAGCACGTACCGCCTCGATACCGCGAAGAACCTGATGTACCGATTCTGGCTGGAGACGCGCCCGCACGACCCGCTGCCGCCGCAAGCCCTGAACGTGCGGGAAGTGGCCGCCGAAGTTGCCGATGACTCGGCGCGCGTCTGA
- a CDS encoding MFS transporter: MSSDSATPPRSGFAVTLQIVSVVCFTFICYLTIGLPLAVLPGFVHDDLGFSAIVAGGAISVQYFATLASRPLAGRFADTLGPKQTVLRGLIGCGVSGVLLLVALLLAHWPVASLVLLVASRLVLGVGESLCGTGAILWGIGKVGVTHNAKVISWNGIATYGALALGAPVGVAIAHTLNPALIGVIVIALAATGFYLARLIESVPLVHGERMSYASVFTRVLPHGLGLALGSAGFGSIATFVTLYYAARHWPNAALSLTVFGTLFIGARLLFANTIKTYGGFRVAIVSFAFECSGLVLLWLAPVPHVALVGAALTGFGFALIFPALGVEAVALVPPASRGAALSAYSVFLDLSLGITGPLAGYVAGAFGYPQVFLFAAVAAAAGVALSMVLYQRQARVAERGAAA, from the coding sequence ATGTCCTCAGATTCCGCCACACCGCCGCGCAGCGGGTTCGCCGTCACGCTGCAAATCGTGTCCGTCGTCTGCTTCACGTTCATCTGCTACCTGACCATCGGCCTGCCGCTCGCCGTGCTGCCGGGCTTCGTCCACGACGACCTCGGCTTTTCCGCGATCGTCGCGGGCGGTGCGATCAGCGTCCAGTATTTCGCGACGCTCGCGTCGCGCCCGCTCGCCGGGCGCTTCGCCGATACGCTCGGGCCGAAGCAGACGGTGCTGCGCGGGCTGATCGGCTGCGGCGTGTCGGGCGTGTTGCTGCTGGTCGCGCTGCTGCTGGCCCACTGGCCAGTCGCGAGCCTCGTGCTGCTGGTCGCGAGCCGGCTCGTGCTCGGCGTCGGCGAAAGCCTGTGCGGCACCGGCGCGATCCTGTGGGGTATCGGCAAGGTCGGCGTCACGCACAACGCGAAGGTGATCTCGTGGAACGGCATCGCGACCTACGGCGCGCTCGCGCTCGGCGCGCCGGTCGGCGTCGCGATCGCGCATACGCTGAATCCGGCGCTGATCGGCGTGATCGTGATCGCGCTCGCAGCGACCGGCTTCTACCTCGCCCGCCTGATCGAATCCGTGCCGCTCGTGCACGGCGAGCGGATGTCGTATGCGAGCGTGTTCACGCGCGTGCTGCCGCACGGCCTCGGCCTCGCGCTCGGCTCGGCCGGCTTCGGCTCGATCGCAACCTTCGTCACGCTGTACTACGCGGCGCGCCACTGGCCGAACGCCGCCCTGTCGCTGACCGTGTTCGGCACGCTGTTCATCGGCGCGCGGCTGCTGTTCGCGAACACCATCAAGACCTACGGCGGCTTCCGCGTCGCGATCGTGTCGTTCGCGTTCGAATGCTCGGGCCTCGTGCTGCTGTGGCTCGCGCCCGTGCCGCACGTCGCGCTCGTCGGCGCCGCGCTCACCGGCTTCGGCTTCGCGCTGATCTTCCCCGCGCTCGGCGTCGAAGCCGTCGCGCTCGTGCCGCCGGCGAGCCGCGGCGCGGCGTTGTCCGCATATTCGGTGTTCCTCGACCTGTCGCTCGGCATCACCGGCCCGCTCGCCGGCTATGTGGCCGGCGCGTTCGGCTATCCGCAGGTGTTCCTGTTCGCGGCGGTGGCCGCGGCGGCGGGTGTCGCGCTGTCGATGGTGCTGTACCAGCGCCAGGCGCGGGTCGCGGAGCGCGGTGCGGCGGCCTGA
- a CDS encoding DMT family transporter, with protein sequence MNLSLYFVTVLIWGTTWIAIKWQLGAVPPPVSIAWRFWLAAAVLFALLRVMRRPVRPPREAWRYLVAQGFALFCLNFLCFYYAEQVVPSGLVAVIFSTAPLLNSINGRLFMGRPLRPSAVAGALLGLTGIACLFWQQMAGHLDDHATWTGLAIAFAGTMCFSAGNLLSSRMQSMGLHPLATNGWAMLIGAVILTVGSAVAGLPFMIDPSPRYLGALVYLAVPGSVIGFTAYLTLVGRIGPERAAYCTVLFPIVALAVSTVFEGYEWSPLAVIGLLLVVAGNLVAFDLTRRLFLRPA encoded by the coding sequence ATGAACCTGTCGCTTTATTTCGTCACCGTGCTGATCTGGGGCACCACCTGGATCGCGATCAAATGGCAGCTCGGCGCCGTGCCGCCGCCCGTCTCGATCGCATGGCGCTTCTGGCTCGCGGCCGCCGTGCTGTTCGCGCTGCTGCGCGTGATGCGCCGGCCGGTCCGCCCGCCGCGCGAAGCGTGGCGCTACCTCGTCGCGCAGGGCTTCGCGCTGTTCTGCCTGAATTTCCTGTGCTTCTACTACGCGGAGCAGGTCGTGCCGAGCGGCCTGGTCGCGGTGATTTTCTCGACCGCGCCGCTGCTGAATTCGATCAACGGCCGGCTGTTCATGGGCCGCCCGCTGCGGCCGTCCGCGGTTGCCGGCGCGCTGCTCGGGCTGACCGGCATCGCGTGCCTGTTCTGGCAGCAGATGGCCGGCCACCTCGACGATCACGCGACCTGGACGGGCCTCGCGATCGCGTTCGCGGGCACGATGTGCTTCTCGGCCGGCAATTTGCTGTCGAGCCGGATGCAGTCGATGGGGCTGCACCCGCTCGCGACCAACGGCTGGGCGATGCTGATCGGCGCGGTGATCTTGACCGTCGGCAGCGCGGTGGCCGGGCTGCCGTTCATGATCGATCCGAGCCCGCGCTATCTCGGCGCGCTGGTCTACCTTGCGGTGCCGGGCTCGGTGATCGGATTCACCGCCTACCTGACCCTCGTCGGCCGGATCGGGCCGGAGCGCGCCGCGTATTGCACGGTGCTGTTCCCGATCGTCGCGCTGGCCGTGTCGACGGTGTTCGAGGGCTACGAGTGGTCGCCGCTCGCGGTGATCGGGCTGCTGCTCGTGGTGGCCGGCAATCTCGTCGCGTTCGACCTGACGCGTCGGCTGTTTCTCAGGCCGGCCTGA
- a CDS encoding helix-turn-helix domain-containing protein — MNSSLHAPPVDHAAALAGGAMPFGLQSVCRTLAEANATLERFTWLGDHLAIAEWTRITDESETIYEQPGHHTLSCYLDGGYRTERERVPRYGGPSLLCALPGDHESRWWVRGEMHFIHLYFLPEHFTQRAIRELDREPRELKLADRTYFEDARVAAQFRSLALERWDDADGRLRVNEAAHDVLSLLLRDQSTTRTDAPFRGGLAPAVRRRVRDYIDSYLSQPLTLGELADVAALSEYHFSRMFRLSFGRAPHAWVAEQRLARARLLLRTTSLPLAQVAAACGYANAGHFSHRFRDAHGTTPNAYRRAMQGG; from the coding sequence ATGAATTCGTCCCTGCACGCCCCGCCCGTCGACCACGCCGCCGCCCTGGCCGGCGGTGCGATGCCGTTCGGCCTGCAGTCGGTGTGCCGCACGCTCGCCGAGGCGAATGCGACGCTCGAGCGCTTCACGTGGCTCGGCGACCATCTCGCGATCGCCGAATGGACGCGCATCACCGACGAAAGCGAGACGATCTACGAGCAGCCCGGCCACCACACGCTGTCGTGCTACCTCGACGGCGGCTACCGCACGGAGCGCGAACGCGTGCCGCGCTACGGCGGGCCGAGCCTGCTGTGCGCGCTGCCGGGCGACCATGAATCGCGCTGGTGGGTGCGCGGCGAGATGCATTTCATCCACCTGTACTTCCTGCCCGAGCACTTCACGCAGCGCGCGATCCGCGAACTCGACCGCGAGCCGCGCGAGCTGAAGCTCGCCGATCGTACCTATTTCGAGGATGCGCGCGTCGCGGCGCAGTTTCGTTCGCTCGCGCTGGAGCGCTGGGACGATGCCGACGGGCGGCTGCGCGTGAACGAGGCCGCGCACGACGTGCTGAGCCTGCTGCTGCGCGACCAGAGCACGACGCGCACCGACGCGCCGTTCCGCGGCGGGCTCGCGCCGGCCGTGCGCCGCCGCGTGCGCGACTATATCGACAGCTACCTGTCGCAGCCGCTGACGCTCGGCGAACTGGCGGACGTCGCCGCGCTGTCCGAATACCACTTCTCGCGGATGTTCCGGCTGTCGTTCGGCCGCGCGCCGCACGCGTGGGTGGCCGAGCAGCGGCTCGCGCGGGCGCGCCTGCTGCTGCGCACGACGTCGTTGCCGCTCGCGCAGGTCGCGGCCGCATGCGGCTACGCGAACGCCGGCCATTTCAGCCACCGCTTTCGCGACGCGCACGGCACGACGCCGAACGCGTACCGGCGCGCGATGCAAGGCGGCTGA
- a CDS encoding pyridoxal-phosphate-dependent aminotransferase family protein: protein MSIDYSPIPCPVVVPLDAILPEEPLLMMGAGPVPIPAAVAKANTIVINHLGATMAKIIEQVKEMARYVFQTRTKWVLGVAGPGSAAMEMAISNLAWRGTRVLSIRNGFFSARMAEMATRVGADVATLEVADRSVASLDEIADAIARERPEIVTIVQGETSNTVWNRDLRDIAALAKAAGALVVVDAVCTLSTMPLEMDAWGIDAVITGGQKGLSSIPGVSLIAFSDAAWERMKRRPEPNAHWCLDMALAENFWHNAGYHYTAPVSGVLALHEALRLVCAETLESRFARHLRCSLALQAGVEAMGLTLYAPKDCRLNSVVGIETPEGLTPGMVCGHISKQYQVEISGSFGLPIVRIGQMGEQCREHNLFRTLHAFGRTMVDLKVPVDLPAGVAALEQELSQRGA, encoded by the coding sequence ATGTCCATCGATTACTCGCCGATTCCCTGTCCCGTCGTCGTGCCGCTCGACGCGATCCTGCCCGAAGAACCGCTGCTGATGATGGGGGCCGGCCCGGTCCCGATTCCGGCCGCCGTCGCGAAGGCGAACACGATCGTGATCAACCACCTCGGCGCGACGATGGCGAAGATCATCGAGCAGGTGAAGGAGATGGCGCGCTATGTGTTCCAGACCCGCACGAAATGGGTGCTCGGCGTCGCCGGCCCCGGCTCCGCCGCGATGGAAATGGCGATCTCGAACCTCGCGTGGCGCGGCACGCGCGTGCTGTCGATCCGCAACGGCTTCTTCAGCGCACGGATGGCCGAGATGGCCACGCGCGTCGGCGCCGACGTCGCGACGCTCGAAGTGGCCGACCGCTCGGTCGCGAGCCTCGACGAGATCGCGGACGCGATCGCGCGCGAGCGGCCCGAGATCGTCACGATCGTGCAGGGCGAGACGTCGAACACCGTGTGGAACCGCGACCTGCGCGACATCGCGGCGCTTGCGAAGGCGGCCGGCGCGCTGGTCGTCGTCGACGCGGTGTGCACGCTGTCGACGATGCCGCTCGAGATGGATGCGTGGGGCATCGATGCGGTGATCACGGGCGGCCAGAAGGGGCTGTCGTCGATTCCCGGCGTGTCGCTGATCGCGTTCTCCGATGCCGCATGGGAGCGGATGAAGCGTCGTCCGGAACCGAACGCGCACTGGTGCCTCGACATGGCGCTCGCGGAGAATTTCTGGCACAACGCGGGCTATCACTACACGGCGCCGGTGTCGGGCGTGCTCGCGCTGCACGAGGCGCTGCGGCTCGTCTGCGCGGAGACGCTCGAAAGCCGCTTCGCGCGCCACCTGCGCTGCTCGCTCGCGCTGCAGGCGGGCGTCGAGGCGATGGGGCTCACGCTCTATGCGCCCAAGGACTGCCGGCTCAATTCGGTGGTCGGGATCGAGACGCCTGAAGGGCTGACGCCCGGGATGGTGTGCGGCCATATCTCGAAGCAGTACCAGGTCGAGATCTCGGGCTCGTTCGGGCTGCCGATCGTACGGATCGGGCAGATGGGCGAACAGTGTCGCGAACATAACCTGTTCCGCACGCTGCATGCGTTCGGCCGCACGATGGTCGACCTGAAGGTGCCGGTCGACCTGCCGGCCGGCGTGGCCGCGCTCGAGCAGGAACTGTCGCAGCGGGGCGCGTAA
- a CDS encoding LysR family transcriptional regulator, which produces MNQIQTMRVFVCVAEQQSFRRAAHHLGVSNALVTRSIAMLESHLNTRLIHRTTRNLSLTEAGLRYLDGCRALLEEFDHLEASVAHAVREPAGTLRVVASGLLSPLALTPLVSSFRHRYPELRVQLTVADGPLDVLDSGYDVGIVTGNRLDGNPTLIGHALEPNPFVACAAPAYLERRGEPRAPDDLPGHDWVALAPHQHPPAWQLIGHDSVTHSVTVRPTCTVNQLALVQAAAIAGSGIAVLPEPCVADALANGTLVRLLPGYRIDDPDAQLSLVYPNRQYVPARTRSFVEHALEHFGAQAARERSGYGFLRTPRAPDRADIVTGLQ; this is translated from the coding sequence ATGAACCAGATTCAGACCATGCGTGTGTTCGTCTGCGTCGCCGAGCAGCAGAGCTTCCGGCGCGCGGCCCACCATCTAGGCGTGTCCAACGCGCTCGTCACGCGCTCGATCGCGATGCTCGAGTCTCACCTGAACACGCGGTTGATCCACCGCACCACGCGCAACCTGTCGCTGACCGAGGCCGGCCTGCGCTACCTCGACGGCTGCCGCGCACTGCTCGAGGAATTCGATCATCTCGAGGCGTCCGTCGCGCATGCGGTGCGCGAGCCGGCCGGCACGCTGCGCGTCGTCGCGTCGGGCCTGCTGTCGCCGCTGGCGCTGACGCCGCTCGTCAGCAGCTTCCGGCACCGCTACCCGGAACTGCGCGTGCAGCTCACCGTCGCCGACGGGCCGCTCGACGTGCTCGATTCGGGCTACGACGTCGGCATCGTCACCGGCAACCGGCTCGACGGCAACCCGACGCTGATCGGCCATGCGCTCGAGCCGAACCCGTTCGTCGCCTGTGCGGCGCCCGCCTATCTCGAACGGCGCGGCGAGCCGCGCGCGCCTGACGACCTGCCGGGCCACGACTGGGTCGCGCTCGCGCCGCACCAGCATCCGCCCGCGTGGCAGCTGATCGGCCACGACAGCGTCACGCATTCGGTCACGGTACGCCCGACCTGCACGGTCAACCAGCTCGCGCTCGTGCAGGCAGCGGCCATCGCCGGGTCGGGCATCGCGGTGCTGCCCGAACCGTGCGTCGCCGACGCGCTCGCGAACGGCACGCTGGTGCGGCTGTTGCCCGGCTACCGGATCGACGATCCGGACGCGCAGCTGTCGCTCGTCTACCCGAATCGCCAGTACGTGCCGGCCCGCACGCGCAGCTTCGTCGAGCACGCGCTCGAGCATTTCGGCGCGCAGGCGGCCCGCGAACGGAGCGGCTACGGCTTCCTGCGCACGCCACGCGCGCCCGATCGCGCCGATATCGTCACGGGCCTGCAGTAA
- a CDS encoding 2-hydroxyacid dehydrogenase, translated as MRVILFSSRQYDDESFTAANRHFGYRLHFQPSHLDAETAILAHGYEVVCPFVNDTVDAAVLERLADGGTRLIALRSAGFNHVDLAAAERLGIAVVRVPAYSPHAVAEHAVALILALNRRLPRAVARTREGDFSLNGLLGFDLHGKTVGVIGTGLIGRVFAKIMMGFGMHVLAHSKPPYDDELIAYGARYVELDELLHHADIVSLHCPLLPSTHHLINAQSLAQMKHGAMLINTGRGGLVDAQALVDALKSGQLGHLGLDVYEEESGLFFEDHSDLPLQDDVLARLLTFPNVIVTSHQAFFTREALAEIAHTTLLNIEAWHAGTPTNVVTSGR; from the coding sequence GTGCGCGTGATCCTGTTCAGCAGCCGGCAATACGACGACGAATCATTTACTGCCGCCAACCGGCACTTCGGCTATCGGCTGCACTTCCAGCCGTCGCACCTCGACGCGGAAACCGCGATCCTCGCGCACGGCTATGAGGTCGTCTGCCCGTTCGTCAACGACACCGTCGACGCGGCCGTGCTCGAACGGCTCGCCGACGGCGGCACGCGCCTGATCGCGCTGCGCTCGGCCGGCTTCAACCACGTCGACCTGGCCGCCGCCGAGCGGCTCGGCATCGCGGTCGTGCGCGTGCCCGCCTATTCGCCACATGCGGTCGCCGAGCACGCGGTCGCGCTGATCCTCGCGCTCAACCGCCGGCTGCCGCGCGCCGTCGCGCGCACCCGCGAAGGCGACTTCTCGCTGAACGGCCTGCTCGGCTTCGACCTGCACGGCAAGACCGTCGGCGTGATCGGCACCGGCCTGATCGGCCGCGTGTTCGCGAAGATCATGATGGGTTTCGGCATGCACGTGCTCGCGCACTCGAAGCCGCCGTACGACGACGAGCTGATCGCATACGGCGCGCGCTACGTCGAGCTCGACGAGCTGCTGCACCACGCCGACATCGTCAGCCTGCACTGCCCGCTGCTGCCGTCGACGCACCATCTGATCAACGCGCAGTCGCTCGCGCAGATGAAGCACGGCGCGATGCTGATCAACACCGGCCGCGGCGGCCTCGTCGACGCGCAGGCGCTGGTCGACGCGCTCAAGAGCGGCCAGCTCGGCCATCTCGGGCTCGACGTGTACGAGGAGGAAAGCGGGCTGTTCTTCGAGGATCACTCCGACCTGCCACTGCAGGACGACGTGCTCGCGCGCCTGCTGACGTTCCCGAACGTGATCGTCACGTCGCACCAGGCGTTCTTTACGCGCGAGGCGCTCGCCGAGATCGCGCACACGACGCTGCTGAACATCGAGGCATGGCACGCGGGAACGCCGACCAACGTCGTCACGTCGGGTCGCTGA
- the bluB gene encoding 5,6-dimethylbenzimidazole synthase, translating to MRFDDSAIAAVYRAIFERRDMRHFTPAPVDPATLARLLRAAHHAPSVGFMQPWRFIRITDPALRTAIHALVEAERRATADALGERQDEFMRLKVEGVRECGELLVVALTDDRERHVFGRRTLPEMDLASAACAIQNMWLAARAEGLGMGWVSLFDVDALRTLLGMPAGAKPIAVLCVGHVDAFYAKPMLEAERWAARMPIEACLFENGWDAPAAASSDCAAAATAAAAGSSPSPEAAAADDIADPAPTAAAPER from the coding sequence ATGCGTTTCGACGACTCCGCCATTGCCGCGGTCTACCGCGCCATCTTCGAACGGCGCGACATGCGCCACTTCACGCCGGCGCCCGTCGATCCGGCCACGCTCGCGCGGCTGCTGCGCGCCGCGCACCACGCGCCGAGCGTCGGCTTCATGCAGCCGTGGCGCTTCATCCGCATCACCGATCCCGCGCTGCGCACCGCGATCCACGCGCTGGTGGAAGCCGAGCGGCGCGCGACCGCCGACGCGCTCGGCGAACGGCAGGACGAATTCATGCGGCTGAAGGTCGAAGGCGTGCGCGAATGCGGCGAGTTGCTGGTCGTCGCGCTGACCGACGACCGCGAGCGCCACGTATTCGGCCGCCGCACGCTGCCGGAAATGGACCTCGCGTCCGCCGCCTGCGCGATCCAGAACATGTGGCTCGCCGCGCGCGCCGAAGGGCTTGGGATGGGCTGGGTGTCGCTGTTCGACGTCGACGCGTTGCGCACGCTGCTCGGCATGCCGGCCGGCGCCAAGCCGATCGCGGTGCTGTGCGTCGGGCATGTCGACGCGTTCTACGCGAAGCCGATGCTCGAAGCGGAACGCTGGGCCGCGCGGATGCCGATCGAAGCGTGTCTGTTCGAAAACGGCTGGGACGCGCCGGCGGCGGCTTCCTCCGATTGCGCGGCGGCCGCGACCGCCGCCGCTGCCGGATCGTCGCCGTCGCCCGAGGCCGCTGCGGCCGACGACATTGCCGACCCGGCACCGACCGCGGCCGCTCCCGAACGCTAG